The following proteins come from a genomic window of Diorhabda sublineata isolate icDioSubl1.1 chromosome 7, icDioSubl1.1, whole genome shotgun sequence:
- the LOC130446461 gene encoding longitudinals lacking protein-like, with the protein MADQQQFFLKWNDFQSNMVSSFRHLRDEKSFTDVTLACEGQTCKAHKMVLSACSPYFKSLLEENPSKHPIIILKDVAYSHLQAILEFMYAGEVNVSQEQLPAFLKTADRLKVKGLAEAPQAINRE; encoded by the exons ATGGCGGATCAACAGCAGTTCTTTTTAAAATGGAACGATTTTCAAAGTAATATGGTCTCATCCTTTAGACATCTTCGAGATGAGAAAAGCTTTACAGATGTAACTTTAGCCTGTGAGGGTCAAACCTGTAAAGCCCATAAAATGGTGCTGTCCGCCTGTAGTCCgtattttaaaagtttattagaa GAAAATCCTTCGAAGCATCCAATTATAATCCTAAAGGACGTAGCCTACAGTCATCTTCAGGCTATTCTTGAATTTATGTATGCGGGCGAAGTAAACGTTAGCCAAGAACAATTACCAGCTTTCTTAAAAACGGCAGATCGGCTCAAAGTTAAAGGATTAGCAGAAGCGCCACAGGCAATTAATAgagaataa